From Candidatus Manganitrophus morganii, the proteins below share one genomic window:
- a CDS encoding TIGR04290 family methyltransferase: MSHSRLTLGGNFSPDQIRQRVRDLGEWFHNLNLQGVQTAPGHFLGDYPMIKWRRFAHAIPADLTGRSVLDIGCNAGFYAIEMKRRGADLVVGIDSDEAYLSQARFAAEVCGVDIDFRRLSVYDVPALGRRFDLVLFMGVLYHLRHPLLALDLLYEHVVGDLLVFQTMCRGSAENGPLEEDYPFSEEGIFDDPAFPRMYFIEKRYANDPTNWWIPNRACAEAMLRSAGFRIIDHPEAEVFICRRGTPPTISG; the protein is encoded by the coding sequence ATGAGTCATTCCCGTTTGACGCTCGGCGGAAATTTCAGCCCCGATCAGATCCGGCAGCGGGTCCGCGATCTCGGTGAGTGGTTTCATAATCTTAACCTGCAGGGGGTCCAGACCGCCCCCGGTCATTTCCTCGGCGATTATCCGATGATCAAGTGGCGCCGGTTCGCCCATGCGATCCCCGCCGATCTTACCGGACGGTCGGTCCTCGACATCGGCTGCAACGCCGGTTTTTACGCCATCGAGATGAAGCGGCGGGGGGCCGACCTCGTCGTGGGGATCGACAGCGATGAGGCTTATCTGTCGCAGGCGCGCTTCGCGGCCGAGGTCTGCGGCGTTGACATTGATTTCAGACGGCTCTCGGTTTATGATGTCCCGGCGCTCGGGAGGCGGTTCGATCTGGTCCTTTTCATGGGGGTGCTCTATCATCTCCGGCATCCGCTCCTGGCGCTCGATCTTCTTTACGAACATGTCGTCGGGGATCTCCTCGTTTTTCAGACGATGTGCCGCGGCAGCGCGGAGAATGGGCCGCTTGAAGAAGATTACCCCTTCAGCGAGGAGGGGATCTTCGACGATCCGGCTTTCCCGCGGATGTATTTTATCGAAAAACGATACGCGAACGATCCGACGAATTGGTGGATTCCGAACCGCGCCTGTGCGGAGGCGATGCTTCGGAGCGCCGGGTTTCGGATCATCGATCATCCCGAGGCGGAGGTCTTCATTTGCCGTCGAGGGACCCCGCCGACAATCAGTGGATAA
- a CDS encoding glycosyltransferase yields the protein MKLVIFGLTISSSWGNGHATFWRALGRALARRGERILFFERDVPYYAAHRDFTGSPGIDLVLYSHWEEAWRRAQTALSDADVAMVTSYCPDAVAASDLVLSSPARLRVFYDLDTPVTLERIRAGERVVYIPSQGLGDFDLVLSYAGGAALTELQKRLGARQVAPLYGCVDLSSHRPVPPAEAYRADLSYLGTYAADRQEALEQLFLAPARRLPHRRFVLGGSQYPNDFPWTPNLFYVRHIPPPDHPVFYCSSRLSLNVTRRPMVESGYCPSGRLFEAAACGVPLLSDLWEGLDQFFEPGTEILIARSAEEAIAAIESPEECLSKIARSARERALSAHTGERRADDLHRALEGACRPSVQDVTL from the coding sequence ATGAAGCTGGTGATCTTCGGATTGACGATCAGCTCCTCTTGGGGAAACGGGCACGCCACCTTCTGGCGCGCGCTCGGCCGCGCCTTGGCGCGGCGGGGAGAGCGGATTCTCTTCTTCGAGCGGGATGTTCCTTATTATGCCGCGCATCGCGATTTTACCGGCTCGCCCGGCATCGATCTCGTTCTCTATTCCCATTGGGAAGAAGCCTGGCGGCGGGCGCAGACGGCGTTGAGCGACGCCGATGTGGCGATGGTGACCTCCTACTGTCCCGATGCGGTCGCCGCGTCGGACCTGGTTCTCTCCTCGCCGGCGCGGCTCCGCGTCTTTTACGATCTCGACACCCCGGTGACGCTGGAGCGGATCCGGGCGGGCGAGCGGGTCGTCTACATCCCCTCCCAAGGGCTCGGCGATTTCGATCTGGTTTTAAGTTACGCCGGGGGGGCCGCCCTCACCGAGCTTCAAAAGCGGCTGGGGGCGCGGCAGGTGGCGCCGCTTTACGGCTGCGTCGATCTTTCGTCGCATCGTCCTGTTCCGCCGGCCGAAGCCTATCGGGCCGATCTCTCCTATCTTGGCACCTATGCCGCCGACCGGCAGGAGGCGCTCGAGCAGTTGTTCCTCGCGCCGGCGCGGCGGCTTCCGCACCGGCGGTTTGTTTTGGGGGGGTCGCAATATCCGAACGATTTTCCCTGGACCCCCAATCTTTTCTATGTTCGGCATATCCCCCCGCCCGATCATCCGGTTTTTTACTGCTCGTCGCGGTTGTCGCTCAATGTGACCCGCCGGCCGATGGTGGAGAGCGGCTATTGCCCCTCGGGACGCCTCTTTGAAGCGGCCGCCTGCGGCGTCCCGCTCTTAAGCGACCTCTGGGAAGGGCTCGACCAGTTTTTCGAGCCGGGCACGGAGATCTTGATCGCCCGAAGCGCCGAGGAGGCGATCGCGGCGATCGAATCGCCGGAGGAGTGCCTCTCGAAGATCGCCCGATCGGCCCGCGAGCGGGCGCTGTCGGCGCATACCGGGGAGCGCCGCGCCGACGATCTGCATCGGGCGCTGGAAGGGGCGTGCCGTCCCTCGGTCCAAGATGTGACGTTATAG
- a CDS encoding divalent metal cation transporter — MLRDLFRKLGPGLIAGASDDDPTAIATYSQAGAQLGFGMLWAALFAYPLMVTAQQISAQIGRVTGHGLAWNMRHHFPKRLVYPLVGALFTANTIGLGADLNAMGEVMKLLIGGPALVYSTAFALLSLALEVFVPYSRYVPYLKGLTLALLAYAATAFVMEIPWREVVGATLFPSLRFDRAYLTIFVALLGAMLSPYIFFWQATGEAEEQKNHHREAPLKEAPEQAPEQFERMKIDTTTGMAFASLIAYFIILTCAMTLHTQGIHQIQSTAQAAEALRPVSGRFASVLFSMGMIGTGLLAIPVLAGSAAYAIGETMQWRVGLEQKPRRAKRFYATLAAAMLLGLAFNFLRINPIQALFWAALIYGVVAAPVMGMMVILASSPKVMGRFTLSRWLKGFGWVTTLVLSATALGLFAATLL, encoded by the coding sequence ATGCTCAGGGATCTCTTCAGAAAATTGGGACCGGGTCTCATCGCCGGAGCCTCGGACGACGACCCGACCGCGATCGCCACCTACTCGCAGGCCGGCGCGCAGCTCGGGTTCGGGATGCTCTGGGCCGCGCTCTTCGCTTATCCTTTGATGGTGACGGCCCAGCAGATCAGCGCGCAGATCGGACGGGTCACCGGACACGGCCTTGCCTGGAATATGAGGCACCATTTTCCGAAGCGGCTGGTTTATCCGTTGGTCGGCGCTCTCTTCACCGCCAATACGATCGGGCTGGGGGCCGACTTAAACGCCATGGGAGAAGTGATGAAACTCCTCATCGGCGGACCCGCCCTTGTTTACTCGACGGCGTTTGCTCTGCTCTCGCTTGCTCTCGAAGTCTTTGTTCCCTATTCCCGGTATGTCCCTTACCTCAAGGGGCTGACCCTGGCCCTCCTTGCCTATGCGGCGACCGCTTTCGTGATGGAAATTCCGTGGCGGGAGGTCGTCGGGGCGACGCTCTTCCCCTCCCTCCGGTTCGATCGCGCCTACCTGACGATCTTTGTCGCGCTGCTCGGCGCCATGCTCAGCCCCTACATCTTTTTCTGGCAGGCGACCGGGGAGGCCGAGGAGCAGAAGAACCATCATCGAGAGGCCCCGCTGAAGGAGGCGCCGGAGCAGGCGCCGGAACAGTTCGAGCGGATGAAAATCGACACGACGACTGGAATGGCGTTCGCGAGCCTGATCGCTTACTTCATCATTCTGACCTGCGCCATGACCCTGCATACGCAAGGAATTCATCAGATTCAGAGCACCGCCCAGGCGGCGGAAGCGCTCCGCCCCGTGTCGGGCCGGTTTGCCTCCGTTCTCTTTTCGATGGGGATGATCGGGACCGGCCTGCTGGCGATTCCGGTTCTGGCCGGATCGGCGGCCTACGCGATCGGAGAGACGATGCAGTGGCGGGTGGGGCTGGAGCAGAAGCCGCGCCGGGCGAAGCGCTTTTATGCGACCCTCGCCGCGGCGATGTTGTTGGGGTTGGCCTTCAATTTTTTGAGGATCAATCCGATTCAGGCCCTCTTTTGGGCGGCCCTTATTTACGGGGTGGTCGCCGCCCCGGTGATGGGGATGATGGTTATCCTCGCTTCGAGCCCGAAGGTGATGGGACGCTTCACCCTTTCTCGATGGTTGAAGGGGTTCGGATGGGTGACCACGCTGGTTCTGTCGGCGACCGCGCTCGGACTCTTTGCCGCGACACTCCTTTAG
- a CDS encoding dual specificity protein phosphatase family protein has protein sequence MEFQFCWVDDEKTLALGCYPTDADLRVLFREGINAVLSLQEHLIEGEPAMMCLQGVRRLAWANVPIQDGGEGGWDGVPTVEGLAAAVEQIGRWHQEGRRVYLHCRQGIGRAPTVAIAYLILARGFHIAPAVARVVERHPGSDPSVYQFGVLTEYVRQRYEAGRPVPIRSNRSL, from the coding sequence ATGGAATTTCAATTCTGTTGGGTCGATGATGAGAAGACGTTGGCGCTGGGGTGTTATCCGACCGATGCCGATCTTCGGGTGTTGTTCCGGGAGGGGATCAATGCCGTCCTCAGCCTTCAGGAACACCTGATTGAAGGGGAGCCGGCCATGATGTGCCTTCAAGGGGTGCGCCGCCTCGCCTGGGCGAACGTCCCGATTCAGGATGGCGGGGAGGGGGGGTGGGACGGGGTTCCGACCGTCGAGGGATTAGCGGCGGCGGTGGAACAGATCGGGCGCTGGCATCAAGAGGGACGCCGCGTCTATCTGCATTGCCGGCAGGGGATCGGCCGGGCGCCGACGGTCGCGATCGCCTATCTGATCCTGGCGCGGGGATTTCACATCGCTCCCGCCGTCGCGCGGGTCGTCGAGCGACATCCGGGAAGCGATCCGAGCGTTTATCAGTTCGGTGTTCTGACCGAATACGTGCGGCAACGTTATGAGGCGGGCCGGCCGGTCCCGATCAGATCGAACCGATCTCTTTGA
- a CDS encoding inositol-3-phosphate synthase, producing the protein MKRVKREEKGGGRAIAPASGKLGVLIPGVGGAVSTTLIAGVHLINKGLAKPVGSLTQMERVRLGKRSRPRWKGIKELVPLAPLTDLVFGGWDIFPDDGHEAAIKAGVLPAEQLNAVREELRSVRPLPAVFDPKFLRNLRGPHVKQGRRKIDLAEALMKEMEEFKTANDLSRLVMVWCGSTEIYQEQKEVHRTIEAFEKGLKENDPDISPSMIYAYAAIRLGIPYVNGAPNTSVEIPALAETARARMVPIAGKDFKTGQTLMKTILAPGLRARMLGVRGWFSTNILGNRDGEVLDDPGSFHAKEVTKSSVLSSILDSGLYPELYNALYHKVRIEYYPPRGDAKEGWDNIDIFGWMGQPMQIKINFLCRDSILAAPVVLDLILFMDLARRAKLKGTQEWLSFYFKAPMARPDLAPMHDLFVQHLKLTNTLRILAGEEVLHHSGLDYYEEAA; encoded by the coding sequence ATGAAGCGTGTGAAACGGGAAGAAAAAGGAGGGGGTCGCGCCATCGCCCCCGCCTCCGGAAAACTCGGTGTTTTGATTCCGGGGGTCGGCGGCGCGGTCTCGACGACGCTGATCGCGGGGGTCCACCTGATCAACAAAGGGCTGGCGAAACCGGTCGGCTCGCTGACGCAGATGGAGCGGGTCCGGCTGGGGAAGCGCTCCCGGCCCCGCTGGAAAGGGATCAAGGAGCTCGTCCCGCTCGCCCCCCTGACCGATCTGGTCTTCGGCGGATGGGATATCTTCCCCGACGACGGCCATGAAGCGGCGATCAAGGCGGGGGTCCTCCCGGCGGAGCAGTTGAATGCGGTGCGGGAAGAGCTCCGGTCGGTCCGGCCCCTTCCCGCCGTCTTCGATCCGAAGTTCCTCCGGAATTTGCGCGGCCCCCATGTCAAACAGGGGCGGCGGAAAATCGATCTTGCCGAGGCGTTGATGAAAGAGATGGAGGAGTTCAAGACGGCGAACGACCTCTCCCGTCTCGTCATGGTCTGGTGCGGATCGACCGAGATTTATCAGGAACAGAAAGAAGTTCACCGGACGATCGAAGCGTTTGAGAAGGGATTGAAAGAGAACGATCCCGACATCTCCCCCTCGATGATCTATGCCTATGCGGCGATCCGGCTCGGCATCCCTTATGTGAACGGGGCGCCGAATACCTCGGTGGAAATTCCGGCGCTCGCCGAGACGGCCCGGGCGCGGATGGTCCCGATCGCGGGGAAAGATTTCAAGACCGGCCAAACCTTGATGAAGACGATCCTGGCGCCGGGCCTGCGGGCGCGGATGCTCGGGGTGCGCGGGTGGTTTTCGACGAACATCCTCGGCAACCGGGACGGCGAGGTCCTCGACGATCCCGGCTCTTTCCATGCCAAGGAGGTGACGAAATCGTCGGTCTTGAGCTCCATCCTCGATTCCGGCCTCTACCCCGAGCTCTACAACGCGCTCTACCACAAGGTGCGGATCGAATATTATCCCCCGCGCGGCGACGCCAAAGAGGGATGGGACAACATCGACATCTTCGGCTGGATGGGGCAGCCGATGCAGATCAAGATCAACTTCCTCTGCCGCGATTCGATCCTGGCGGCGCCGGTGGTCCTCGATCTGATTCTTTTCATGGATCTCGCCCGGCGGGCGAAGCTCAAAGGGACGCAGGAGTGGCTCTCGTTTTATTTCAAAGCGCCGATGGCGCGGCCCGATCTCGCCCCGATGCATGACCTCTTCGTCCAGCATCTCAAGCTGACCAACACGCTGCGGATTCTGGCCGGCGAAGAGGTGCTGCATCATTCGGGGCTCGATTATTATGAGGAAGCGGCTTGA
- a CDS encoding glycosyltransferase, translating into MSGSRMSIVIFGLSITSSWGNGHATTYRSLVRGLRARGHDFTFFERNVPWYAENRDLPRPRHGRFELYENLEELKERFTEQVEEADLVIVGSYVPQGIAIGEWVTSTARGVTAFYDIDTPVTLAKLDRGEIDYLSKALIPRYHLYLSFTGGPILKRLEREYRSPMARPLYCSVDPDLYYPEEAEPTWSLGYMGTYSLDRQETLDRLLIEPARRWGEGSFVVAGSKYPESLSWPSNVDRIEHLPPSRHRVFYNAQRFTLNVTRADMIRAGYSPSVRLFEAAACATPIISDHWPGLETFFKPGEEILLSRSPEETLRTLREIPEEARRAIGLRACDRVLAEHTAVQRAAELERYACEILNRRRPEPEATTLGRVAS; encoded by the coding sequence ATGAGCGGATCAAGGATGTCGATCGTGATCTTCGGCCTGTCGATTACCTCCTCCTGGGGGAACGGACATGCCACCACTTACCGGAGTCTGGTCCGGGGGCTCCGCGCGCGGGGCCATGATTTCACTTTCTTCGAACGAAATGTCCCCTGGTATGCCGAAAACCGCGATCTCCCGCGTCCGCGCCATGGGAGGTTCGAACTGTATGAGAATCTGGAGGAGCTGAAAGAGCGTTTCACCGAACAGGTCGAAGAGGCCGATCTGGTGATCGTCGGATCGTACGTTCCGCAGGGGATTGCGATCGGGGAGTGGGTGACCTCCACCGCGCGGGGGGTGACGGCGTTTTACGATATCGACACCCCGGTGACCCTCGCGAAGCTCGATCGCGGCGAAATCGACTACCTCTCCAAGGCGCTGATCCCGCGGTATCACCTCTATCTTTCCTTCACCGGCGGTCCGATTTTAAAACGTCTGGAGCGGGAGTACCGATCGCCGATGGCCCGGCCGTTGTACTGCTCGGTCGATCCCGATCTTTACTACCCGGAGGAGGCCGAGCCGACCTGGTCGCTCGGCTACATGGGGACCTACAGCCTCGACCGGCAGGAGACGCTCGATCGTCTATTGATCGAGCCGGCGCGGCGATGGGGCGAGGGATCGTTCGTCGTCGCCGGCTCCAAATATCCCGAAAGCCTCTCCTGGCCTTCTAATGTCGACCGGATCGAGCATCTGCCGCCGTCGCGCCACCGCGTCTTTTACAATGCGCAGCGATTTACACTGAATGTGACCCGGGCCGACATGATCCGGGCCGGCTATTCGCCGAGCGTCCGTCTCTTCGAGGCGGCCGCTTGCGCGACGCCGATCATCAGCGATCACTGGCCGGGGCTGGAGACTTTTTTCAAGCCGGGGGAGGAGATTCTTCTCTCCCGCTCCCCCGAAGAGACCCTCCGCACTCTGCGCGAGATCCCCGAAGAGGCGCGGCGCGCCATTGGCCTGCGGGCCTGCGACCGGGTGCTGGCGGAGCATACCGCCGTTCAACGGGCGGCGGAATTGGAACGGTATGCCTGCGAGATTTTAAATCGCCGCCGGCCGGAGCCGGAGGCGACCACTTTGGGTAGGGTTGCATCATGA
- a CDS encoding glycosyltransferase produces the protein MNRRPRIAFFGSSLVSAYWNGAATYYRGIIRALHRRGYQITFYEPDAYGRQAHRDIPDPPWAEVVVYPNQEAAVAKALAQARGADLIVKASGVGVFDELLESAVLEMRGPGTEVIFWDVDAAATLDRVGKDPADPFRSLIPHYDLILTYGGGDPVVRAYRSLGARACVPVYNALDPETHHPVPPDPRFEGELAFLGNRLPDREARVEAFFLKAAEALPAARFLLAGSGWGDKGMPPNVHAVGHLYTRDHNAFNCTPRAVLNITRESMARNGFSPATRVFEAAGAAACLITDAWEGIELFLNPGEEVLVARDGLEVAEQLRALTAERARGIGEAARRRILAEHTYAHRAAQLEALLEGRETVQTGGMS, from the coding sequence ATGAACCGGCGGCCCCGGATCGCCTTTTTCGGATCGAGCCTTGTCTCCGCTTATTGGAACGGGGCGGCGACCTACTATCGCGGCATCATCCGCGCCCTGCACCGGCGGGGCTACCAGATCACTTTTTATGAGCCGGACGCCTACGGCCGGCAGGCGCATCGGGACATCCCCGATCCACCGTGGGCCGAGGTGGTCGTCTATCCCAACCAGGAGGCGGCCGTGGCGAAGGCGCTGGCGCAGGCGCGCGGCGCCGATCTGATCGTCAAAGCGAGCGGCGTCGGGGTCTTCGATGAACTTCTGGAGTCGGCCGTGCTTGAAATGCGCGGGCCCGGGACAGAAGTGATCTTCTGGGACGTCGATGCCGCCGCCACCCTCGATCGGGTCGGGAAAGATCCCGCCGATCCATTCCGATCGCTCATCCCCCATTATGATCTGATCTTGACCTACGGCGGCGGCGATCCGGTGGTGCGGGCCTATCGGTCGCTCGGGGCGCGGGCCTGTGTGCCGGTCTACAATGCGCTCGATCCGGAGACGCATCATCCGGTCCCTCCCGATCCGAGGTTCGAAGGGGAGCTCGCCTTTCTCGGAAACCGCCTTCCCGACCGGGAGGCGCGGGTCGAAGCGTTTTTCCTCAAAGCGGCCGAGGCCCTCCCCGCCGCCCGGTTTCTCCTGGCGGGGAGCGGATGGGGGGACAAGGGAATGCCGCCGAATGTTCACGCCGTCGGCCATCTCTACACGCGGGATCACAACGCTTTTAACTGCACCCCGCGGGCGGTCCTGAACATCACCCGGGAGAGCATGGCGCGCAACGGTTTCTCTCCGGCGACCCGGGTCTTCGAGGCGGCGGGGGCGGCGGCCTGTCTGATCACCGACGCCTGGGAAGGGATTGAACTTTTCCTCAATCCGGGAGAGGAAGTTCTCGTCGCGCGGGATGGGTTGGAGGTAGCCGAGCAGCTTCGAGCGCTCACCGCCGAGCGCGCCCGCGGCATCGGAGAAGCGGCGCGGCGGCGAATTTTGGCGGAGCATACCTACGCCCATCGGGCGGCGCAGCTGGAGGCGCTGCTCGAAGGGAGGGAAACGGTCCAGACGGGGGGGATGTCATGA
- a CDS encoding glycosyltransferase: protein MRIVLFYHSLISDWNHGNAHFLRGVASELIARGHELRIFEPRDGWSLRSLLAEQGPAAIDRFQRAYPGLRSTFYDPAAIDLDEALDGADLVVVHEWNPPDLVGRIGQHRARSRGYRLLFHDTHHRSVTAPEEMARYDLAHYDGVLAYGRVIRDLYLSRGWAAAAWTWHEAADTRLFRPIEGKREGDLVWIGNWGDNERTEELHTFLLEPVKALGLNARVHGVRYPEEGRRALVEAGIGYAGWLPNDEVPEVFARFRVTVHIPRRPYVRALPGIPTIRPFEALACGIPMISTPWDDREVLFAPGADFLVARTGEEMKRHLKMLLNDRSSAEALAAHGRVTILARHTCAHRVDQLLTIFASLNLPEEKEVPA from the coding sequence GTGCGGATCGTCCTCTTCTATCACTCATTGATCTCGGATTGGAACCACGGTAACGCCCATTTCTTGCGCGGGGTGGCGAGCGAGCTGATCGCGCGCGGCCACGAACTTCGCATCTTCGAGCCGCGCGACGGGTGGAGCCTCCGCAGCCTCCTCGCGGAGCAGGGGCCCGCGGCGATCGACCGCTTTCAGCGGGCCTACCCGGGGCTGCGAAGCACTTTTTACGATCCGGCCGCAATCGATCTCGATGAAGCGCTCGACGGGGCCGACCTCGTCGTGGTCCACGAATGGAATCCCCCCGATCTGGTCGGGCGGATCGGACAACATCGCGCCCGCAGCAGAGGCTACCGGCTTCTCTTCCACGACACCCATCATCGAAGCGTCACCGCGCCGGAAGAGATGGCCCGGTACGATCTTGCCCATTACGACGGCGTCCTCGCCTACGGGCGGGTGATCCGCGATCTCTATCTTTCCCGCGGCTGGGCGGCTGCCGCCTGGACCTGGCATGAGGCGGCCGACACCCGCCTCTTTCGCCCAATCGAAGGGAAGCGGGAGGGGGATCTTGTCTGGATCGGCAACTGGGGAGACAACGAGCGGACCGAGGAGCTACACACCTTCCTTTTGGAGCCGGTCAAAGCGCTCGGTCTCAATGCGCGTGTCCACGGGGTCCGCTACCCCGAAGAAGGCCGCCGCGCCCTCGTCGAGGCCGGGATCGGCTATGCCGGATGGCTTCCGAACGATGAAGTGCCGGAGGTCTTCGCCCGCTTCCGGGTGACGGTCCATATCCCGCGGCGGCCGTATGTTCGGGCTCTTCCCGGCATCCCGACCATCCGCCCCTTCGAGGCGCTCGCCTGCGGCATCCCGATGATCTCGACCCCCTGGGACGACCGGGAGGTGCTGTTCGCCCCCGGCGCCGACTTCCTCGTCGCCCGGACGGGGGAGGAGATGAAGCGGCATTTGAAAATGCTCCTCAACGATCGGTCCTCTGCGGAAGCGCTGGCCGCCCACGGCCGTGTAACGATCCTGGCACGGCATACCTGCGCCCATCGAGTCGATCAGCTCCTCACGATTTTTGCGAGTCTGAATCTACCCGAAGAAAAGGAGGTTCCCGCATGA
- a CDS encoding glycosyltransferase family 4 protein — protein sequence MAIHHEKAPRRILMTADTVGGVWTYALELARALGRHGVAVSLATMGAPIRPEQRAEAEAMPNLTLYPSAFKLEWMESPWEEVARAGEWLLDLEGQIHPDLIHLNGYAHGALPWKAPVLVAGHSCVLSWWRSVKGEEAPAAWDRYREAVSRGLQKADCVVAPTGAMLAELRKYYGPLQRDRVIPNGREASFFTAHPKEPLIFTAGRLWDEAKNVALLDRIAHDLSWPVFVAGESRYPDGKEVAFNALRPLGRLSAAALAGWLSRAAIYVLPARYEPFGLAPLEAALSGCALVLGDPPSLREVWGEAALFVPPDDPEALRAVLQRLIDDPLLRESIACRARAQADCYTSDRMAAGYLMLYQKMINEQEAFTCGSSSSITH from the coding sequence ATGGCGATTCATCATGAAAAAGCGCCCCGCCGCATTTTGATGACGGCCGACACCGTCGGCGGGGTCTGGACCTATGCGCTGGAGCTGGCTCGCGCCCTCGGCCGGCACGGCGTGGCGGTATCCCTTGCGACGATGGGGGCGCCGATTCGACCGGAGCAGCGGGCCGAAGCCGAAGCGATGCCGAATCTCACGCTTTATCCGAGCGCGTTCAAGCTGGAGTGGATGGAGTCGCCGTGGGAGGAGGTCGCCCGGGCGGGCGAATGGCTGCTCGATTTGGAGGGGCAAATTCATCCCGATCTGATCCATCTCAACGGCTACGCGCACGGGGCGCTTCCTTGGAAAGCGCCGGTCCTGGTCGCCGGGCATTCCTGTGTCCTCTCCTGGTGGCGGAGTGTGAAGGGAGAGGAGGCGCCCGCCGCCTGGGACCGCTACCGTGAAGCGGTTTCACGAGGGCTGCAGAAGGCCGATTGTGTCGTTGCGCCGACCGGGGCGATGCTCGCCGAGCTCCGGAAATATTACGGTCCGCTGCAGAGAGACCGGGTGATCCCCAACGGACGAGAGGCCTCGTTCTTTACGGCGCATCCGAAGGAGCCTTTGATCTTCACCGCGGGGCGGCTCTGGGATGAGGCGAAGAATGTCGCCCTGCTCGACCGGATCGCACACGATCTCTCTTGGCCGGTTTTTGTCGCGGGAGAGTCGCGTTATCCCGATGGGAAGGAAGTCGCGTTCAACGCCCTCCGACCGCTCGGCCGGCTCTCCGCGGCCGCACTCGCCGGCTGGCTTTCGCGGGCGGCAATTTATGTCCTCCCGGCCCGGTATGAACCGTTCGGTCTCGCCCCCCTCGAAGCGGCATTATCGGGCTGCGCGCTCGTTCTCGGCGATCCGCCGAGTCTTCGGGAGGTCTGGGGAGAGGCGGCGCTGTTCGTCCCTCCCGATGATCCGGAGGCGCTCCGGGCCGTCCTCCAGCGATTGATCGACGATCCTCTTCTGCGGGAGTCGATCGCCTGCCGGGCCCGCGCCCAGGCCGACTGCTATACGTCCGACCGGATGGCGGCGGGGTATCTCATGCTGTATCAAAAGATGATAAACGAACAGGAGGCATTTACGTGCGGATCGTCCTCTTCTATCACTCATTGA